The following coding sequences lie in one Verrucomicrobiota bacterium genomic window:
- a CDS encoding YIP1 family protein produces MENSRKPLNPWVSMWTKPRATMQQIIDENPDRLVILLAVVAGFSQALDQASVDNRGDHMEVPVIFIMSLVFGPVGGLIGLYLGGFLLSWTGNWIGGVASARFIRSAIAWSNVPIIWAMLLWIPELLLFGEELFTSATPSLEANPILATAMLGFGLIQVTVGVWTLVVFFKCLGQVQGFSAWKAVGNSLLAGLVIIIPVFVVAFAIGLVTG; encoded by the coding sequence ATGGAGAACAGCCGCAAACCTCTCAATCCATGGGTGTCGATGTGGACCAAACCGCGGGCCACCATGCAGCAGATCATCGACGAAAACCCTGATCGTCTTGTGATCCTTCTCGCGGTCGTTGCCGGGTTTTCTCAAGCTCTGGATCAGGCATCGGTGGACAACCGAGGGGATCATATGGAGGTACCGGTGATATTCATTATGTCTCTAGTTTTTGGCCCTGTCGGCGGATTGATCGGACTCTACCTCGGTGGCTTCCTGCTGTCTTGGACTGGCAATTGGATTGGTGGGGTTGCTTCGGCACGGTTCATCCGATCCGCGATCGCTTGGTCAAACGTCCCAATAATCTGGGCGATGCTTCTCTGGATTCCTGAGCTTCTTCTTTTTGGAGAAGAGCTATTCACAAGTGCTACTCCTTCCCTCGAAGCAAATCCGATTCTTGCAACTGCAATGTTAGGGTTTGGGCTGATTCAGGTAACCGTCGGAGTATGGACTCTGGTAGTTTTCTTCAAATGTCTCGGGCAGGTCCAAGGATTCTCAGCATGGAAGGCAGTCGGGAATTCGTTACTTGCAGGACTTGTAATCATAATCCCTGTTTTCGTCGTAGCCTTTGCCATAGGGTTGGTGACAGGATGA
- a CDS encoding ABC transporter ATP-binding protein yields the protein MYRTPTYLKELIAPHRGKIALALGLSAMTGVVVAFQNIVPKYIVDDALLKPDLDLAERKKRLLLFAGLYIVLGIFFRALVWNLSLRIFGRVREEVLFGIRSLFFRHINRLCLNFRARHHSGELFSYLLGSPLQQIQQYAHQMALMVPSQAVALIITLTFLGAWDLPLSALLLVFLLVYFYVLQRAKLRIKDVHLDYQNTESQVSGKVADLLRGHRAVKMHAFEDNAALDFEERAKLIRNKSYWRDVTTHMQHVKQESVLYIGYGALCIAAGLRFLQGDLTEGQLTAYLTSFIALQGPLNAFFQVGLLRGSAQASLNRIDEVIRTSSTTPDPIDEIAIPPDADISFRDVSFSYDSLQPALKKINLTILRGQNLALVGSSGAGKSTLVQLILRLYDPDEGSVNLGGVDLRKVLGKELRRQFGVVPQDPYFFTASIRENLRVAAPAVEDSALVEACREANAWDFIENMPEQLDALIGEGGATLSGGQKQRLAIARALLAQPRFFIFDEATSALDTVSERLIRDAVARITKGKTSIFIAHRLVSVTHCERILVLEDGSIVQDGSYEELAQVNGPFQRLLDTQRA from the coding sequence TTGTATCGGACTCCGACATACCTAAAAGAACTGATTGCCCCCCATCGTGGAAAGATCGCTCTGGCTCTGGGACTCAGCGCGATGACCGGTGTCGTGGTGGCATTCCAGAACATTGTCCCAAAATACATAGTGGACGATGCTCTCCTCAAACCGGATCTGGATCTGGCCGAAAGGAAGAAGCGCCTTTTGCTATTCGCCGGGCTCTACATCGTGTTGGGCATCTTCTTTCGGGCATTGGTCTGGAACTTATCGCTTCGGATTTTTGGAAGGGTTCGTGAGGAGGTTCTCTTTGGGATCCGGTCCTTGTTTTTCCGACACATTAACCGCCTTTGCCTGAATTTCCGAGCCCGACACCACAGTGGAGAACTGTTCAGTTACCTGTTGGGCTCGCCATTACAACAAATTCAGCAATACGCCCACCAAATGGCCCTGATGGTGCCTTCCCAGGCAGTCGCTCTGATCATCACTCTGACGTTTCTCGGGGCTTGGGACCTTCCACTAAGTGCGCTTCTATTGGTGTTTCTGCTCGTCTACTTTTACGTCCTGCAACGAGCAAAACTGAGGATCAAGGACGTTCACCTTGACTATCAAAATACCGAGAGTCAGGTCAGTGGAAAGGTTGCCGATTTATTGCGCGGCCATCGTGCTGTAAAGATGCACGCCTTTGAGGATAACGCTGCCCTCGACTTCGAGGAGCGGGCCAAGCTGATCCGCAATAAATCCTATTGGCGGGATGTCACTACCCACATGCAACACGTCAAACAGGAAAGCGTGCTTTACATCGGTTATGGCGCGCTTTGCATCGCTGCAGGGCTCCGCTTTCTCCAAGGCGATCTAACCGAAGGGCAGCTGACTGCGTACCTCACCTCTTTCATCGCCCTCCAAGGTCCGCTCAACGCCTTCTTTCAGGTCGGGTTGCTACGAGGGAGTGCGCAAGCCAGCCTGAACCGGATCGACGAGGTCATTCGCACCAGCAGCACAACCCCGGATCCCATCGACGAAATTGCGATTCCTCCTGACGCGGACATTTCATTCCGCGACGTCTCTTTTTCCTACGATAGTCTCCAACCAGCCCTAAAGAAGATCAATCTAACCATTCTCCGCGGTCAAAATCTAGCTCTCGTCGGAAGCTCTGGTGCGGGCAAGAGTACACTAGTCCAGTTGATCCTCCGACTCTATGATCCGGATGAAGGGTCCGTGAATCTTGGCGGGGTGGATCTACGCAAGGTTCTCGGAAAGGAACTACGACGGCAATTCGGGGTCGTCCCGCAAGATCCCTACTTTTTTACCGCGAGCATCCGGGAAAATCTCCGCGTCGCTGCACCCGCGGTAGAGGATTCAGCTCTGGTCGAAGCCTGCCGGGAAGCCAACGCGTGGGACTTTATTGAAAACATGCCCGAGCAACTCGACGCTCTCATCGGGGAAGGAGGCGCCACCCTTTCCGGTGGGCAAAAACAACGCTTGGCAATTGCCCGCGCGCTCTTGGCCCAACCCAGATTTTTCATCTTCGATGAAGCGACCAGTGCACTCGATACCGTAAGCGAGCGCCTCATTCGTGACGCTGTAGCGCGCATCACCAAAGGGAAGACCTCCATCTTCATCGCTCACCGATTGGTTTCCGTCACCCACTGTGAGCGCATTCTGGTCCTCGAGGATGGTAGTATCGTGCAAGACGGGAGCTATGAAGAACTCGCCCAAGTCAATGGGCCGTTCCAACGCCTACTCGACACGCAAAGGGCTTAG
- a CDS encoding LemA family protein, which yields MGGLTITLLVILGVIVLLVLVVISIYNKLVRLRNRFKNAFAQIDVQLKRRYDLIPNLVETAKGYLQHERETLEAVIQARNTASNANDKAAKDPGSVSAIKGLLGAEAALTGAMGKFFALAEAYPDLKANQNMMQLTEELTSTENKIAFARQAYNDSVMTYNTARETFPTVVIAGPFGFTEAQLFEIENQEEREAVKVQFS from the coding sequence ATGGGTGGCCTCACGATTACTCTTCTCGTTATCCTTGGTGTCATTGTCCTGCTGGTGCTCGTTGTCATCAGCATTTACAACAAGCTTGTTCGGCTAAGGAACCGCTTCAAAAACGCCTTCGCCCAGATCGATGTTCAACTCAAGAGGCGGTATGATCTCATTCCGAATCTTGTGGAAACTGCAAAGGGCTACCTCCAGCACGAAAGGGAAACCCTCGAAGCCGTAATCCAAGCAAGGAATACTGCCTCGAACGCAAACGATAAGGCGGCTAAAGACCCCGGCAGCGTTTCTGCGATCAAGGGCCTCCTCGGGGCAGAGGCTGCGCTCACTGGAGCGATGGGTAAGTTCTTTGCCTTGGCAGAGGCCTACCCTGACCTCAAGGCGAACCAAAACATGATGCAGCTGACCGAGGAGCTGACCTCTACGGAGAACAAAATCGCCTTCGCCCGCCAGGCCTACAACGACTCGGTCATGACCTACAATACCGCCCGCGAAACCTTTCCAACCGTCGTAATCGCCGGACCCTTCGGATTCACCGAGGCCCAACTCTTCGAAATCGAGAATCAGGAAGAGCGGGAAGCGGTCAAAGTCCAGTTTTCCTGA
- a CDS encoding phosphoglycerate kinase, with the protein MSKAKTIDSVDLSRKRVFVRVDFNVPLDSNGTISDDSRIVAALPTIKNLIEQGAKVILGSHLGRPKGKVVPEMSLAPIAKDLSAKLGQPVAFVGDCIGPDVKAAVDALEPGSVLLLENLRFHEGEEKNDPAFTQDLASVAEAFVNDAFGTAHRAHASTAGVCEFLHPKVAGYLIEKELAYLGEKTNNPEKPFVVILGGAKVSDKIAVIDSLLDKADTMLIGGAMAYTFALANGKTVGDSLCETDKVDTAKAALKKAEEKGVQFLLPSDNLIAKGLDFKAKAVAETETVSGNIPDGWEGVDIGPETIETFSKAIAGARTILWNGPMGIFEIEECSKGTFAIADAVASSEGTSIIGGGDSVKAIKKSGFSDRVTFMSTGGGASLEFLEGKTLPGVAALDQQ; encoded by the coding sequence ATGTCAAAAGCCAAAACCATCGACTCTGTAGACCTCTCCAGGAAACGGGTCTTCGTCCGGGTAGACTTCAATGTGCCGCTCGATAGTAACGGGACGATTTCCGATGACAGCCGGATCGTCGCCGCTTTGCCGACAATCAAAAACCTGATTGAGCAGGGAGCGAAAGTCATTCTTGGAAGTCACTTGGGTCGTCCCAAAGGCAAAGTGGTTCCCGAAATGAGTCTTGCTCCAATCGCCAAAGACCTAAGCGCAAAACTCGGACAACCGGTCGCCTTTGTCGGAGATTGCATCGGACCCGACGTAAAAGCTGCCGTTGACGCACTTGAGCCGGGATCGGTCCTTCTTCTCGAGAATTTGCGATTCCACGAGGGTGAAGAGAAAAACGATCCTGCTTTTACTCAGGATTTGGCATCCGTTGCCGAAGCCTTCGTCAACGATGCGTTTGGGACTGCCCATCGCGCCCACGCTTCAACTGCCGGGGTCTGTGAGTTTCTTCACCCAAAAGTGGCAGGCTACCTGATCGAGAAGGAGCTGGCCTACCTTGGCGAAAAAACCAATAACCCCGAAAAACCTTTCGTAGTCATACTCGGTGGAGCCAAGGTGAGCGACAAAATCGCAGTGATCGACTCGCTTCTCGATAAGGCAGACACGATGCTGATTGGTGGTGCCATGGCCTACACATTCGCTCTCGCAAACGGAAAGACAGTCGGTGACAGTCTCTGCGAAACCGACAAGGTCGACACCGCCAAAGCCGCTCTTAAGAAAGCAGAAGAAAAGGGCGTCCAGTTTCTTCTCCCCTCCGACAATCTCATTGCAAAAGGCCTCGACTTTAAGGCCAAGGCAGTCGCTGAGACTGAAACTGTCTCTGGCAACATACCCGACGGCTGGGAAGGAGTGGATATCGGCCCGGAAACGATCGAGACCTTCTCCAAGGCTATTGCAGGTGCGAGAACAATTCTTTGGAACGGCCCAATGGGCATCTTTGAAATCGAAGAGTGCAGCAAAGGCACTTTCGCCATCGCCGATGCTGTCGCCTCCAGCGAGGGGACCTCAATCATTGGCGGTGGAGACTCAGTCAAAGCCATCAAAAAGAGCGGCTTCTCAGACCGGGTCACCTTCATGAGCACCGGAGGAGGAGCCAGCCTCGAATTCCTGGAAGGAAAGACCCTTCCTGGAGTAGCAGCCCTCGACCAACAATAG
- a CDS encoding M48 family metallopeptidase yields the protein MDFFGSQDQARGKTKQLVVLYLVAIIAIICCIYVVAVFAGFGTQAYLDSQSSTSSYGTGASRQINLLQPKLFLTVAGAVILVIGCASLYKIKSLGAGGAEVARSVGGREVDLSTRDPDERKLLNIVEEMSIASGVPMPDVFILDQEAGINAFAAGYSFEDAAVAVTKGAIQQLSRDELQGVMAHEFSHILSGDMRLNIRLIGPLFGLLVIAFIGRMLLYSSNGRSRSKEAGAIVFFGLAIMVIGYVGMLFGRLIQAAISRQREYLADAAAVQFTRNPAGISGALRRLGFGAHGSRVHHAHAEDTAHMFFAKALGSSFATHPPLPKRIRAIDPGWDGTYLPPRPPRERKEKLSASDRLSQFQERGRKMVTAATAVAAVGALSENGIRKAIEQRIRIRRTLGDLPIGTVVGAKTVFVALILDPSPTETQKQLAEISSREGDDFAQSVNEVAQKMMNLSAEERYGLMELSFPGLRKFSERDEEELTELLEKIAHRDGRITLREALVLYFIHRNFNPRPKNARASKRLSNQVAPLAGPIARLLFLVASLDKTDPSIATQRFTDAVGGQPLLAQHLSLPPSDVPVSAITEILDQIESSSFAIRKAIIGAAAQIILADDSVSDREWTFLRLVSLSLESPMPPLEGILETGS from the coding sequence GTGGATTTCTTCGGCTCGCAGGATCAGGCACGCGGCAAGACCAAGCAACTGGTCGTTCTCTACCTGGTGGCGATCATTGCTATCATTTGCTGCATCTACGTCGTGGCCGTATTCGCGGGTTTTGGCACCCAGGCTTACCTCGACTCTCAAAGTTCAACCTCTTCTTACGGAACCGGCGCGAGTAGGCAGATCAATCTCCTCCAGCCAAAGCTCTTTCTCACCGTGGCCGGAGCCGTCATTCTGGTGATCGGCTGTGCGTCCCTCTATAAAATCAAGTCTTTAGGCGCGGGCGGAGCGGAAGTCGCCCGTTCGGTGGGTGGCAGAGAGGTCGATCTATCCACTCGGGATCCCGATGAGCGTAAACTCCTCAACATAGTGGAGGAAATGTCGATTGCCTCAGGGGTTCCCATGCCAGATGTCTTCATCCTCGATCAGGAAGCGGGTATCAATGCCTTTGCGGCTGGCTATTCGTTCGAGGATGCGGCGGTGGCTGTTACCAAAGGTGCCATCCAGCAGCTATCCCGGGATGAACTCCAAGGAGTCATGGCCCACGAGTTTAGTCACATTCTTTCTGGAGACATGAGGCTGAATATTCGCCTGATCGGTCCTTTGTTCGGCCTGCTGGTCATCGCTTTTATCGGACGGATGCTCCTCTACTCCAGTAACGGGAGGAGCCGGAGTAAGGAAGCAGGAGCTATTGTGTTCTTTGGTCTTGCGATCATGGTAATCGGCTACGTGGGCATGCTGTTTGGTCGATTGATTCAAGCGGCCATTTCACGGCAGCGGGAATACCTGGCCGACGCAGCCGCCGTCCAATTTACCCGAAACCCTGCAGGAATCTCCGGTGCGCTCCGTCGCCTTGGATTTGGTGCCCATGGATCCCGGGTGCACCACGCTCACGCAGAGGACACTGCCCATATGTTTTTCGCAAAGGCGCTAGGCTCCTCCTTTGCCACACACCCTCCATTGCCAAAACGCATCCGTGCGATCGATCCAGGCTGGGACGGCACCTACCTTCCGCCCCGTCCACCAAGAGAGCGAAAGGAAAAGCTCAGCGCGTCGGATCGCCTTTCTCAATTCCAGGAACGGGGAAGAAAAATGGTGACTGCGGCCACTGCCGTGGCCGCCGTGGGTGCCCTTTCGGAAAACGGGATTCGGAAAGCCATCGAACAGCGAATCCGAATTCGCCGCACCCTTGGCGACCTACCCATCGGAACCGTCGTCGGAGCGAAAACGGTCTTCGTCGCACTGATCCTTGATCCATCGCCCACAGAGACTCAAAAACAACTCGCGGAGATTTCTTCCCGGGAAGGGGATGATTTTGCACAAAGCGTGAACGAGGTCGCACAAAAGATGATGAACCTCTCTGCTGAAGAACGGTATGGATTGATGGAATTGTCCTTTCCAGGTCTGAGAAAGTTCTCGGAACGCGATGAAGAGGAGTTGACCGAACTCTTGGAAAAAATCGCCCATCGGGATGGAAGAATCACTCTTCGCGAGGCACTTGTCCTTTACTTTATTCACCGCAATTTCAATCCACGGCCTAAAAACGCAAGGGCTTCAAAGAGGCTAAGCAACCAAGTCGCACCACTGGCTGGGCCGATTGCTCGCCTTCTCTTCCTCGTCGCCTCCTTAGACAAAACGGATCCGTCCATCGCGACCCAGCGGTTTACCGATGCCGTCGGTGGACAACCCCTGCTGGCTCAGCACCTTTCACTACCGCCCTCAGACGTTCCCGTTTCGGCGATTACCGAAATTTTAGATCAAATAGAGTCTTCATCGTTTGCCATCCGGAAGGCGATCATTGGAGCGGCTGCGCAGATCATACTCGCTGACGATTCGGTCTCCGACCGGGAATGGACCTTCCTGAGGCTTGTTTCTCTGAGCCTTGAATCCCCTATGCCACCACTCGAAGGGATCCTGGAAACTGGCTCCTAG
- a CDS encoding alpha/beta fold hydrolase → MIPRREHSLRFLALHGFTGEGADFAELSALVGGRWSFPDLPGHGINKDATEEEFSLDALAEHLCEGDNGETIGIGYSMGGRLLLNVAARRPGFFRGLILIGASPGLAQEPERAQRRKTDAEWIQKLSGDDIEEFFRQWWRQPVLSDIETLVPKERRLKNNPAGLARSLRFHGNGTLPSLWTELPKITLPTLICVGEKDEKFLEIGDRMTELLPKGDVVAIPGCHHAPHWEDPKLTAKAFQEFAEKLP, encoded by the coding sequence TTGATTCCCCGCAGAGAACACTCACTGCGATTTCTCGCCCTTCACGGCTTCACCGGGGAAGGCGCCGATTTCGCTGAACTCTCGGCCCTAGTCGGGGGGCGATGGTCATTCCCTGACCTCCCCGGACATGGCATCAATAAGGACGCGACCGAAGAAGAGTTCTCTCTGGATGCATTGGCGGAGCACCTATGTGAGGGAGACAACGGAGAGACGATCGGAATCGGCTACTCCATGGGCGGACGGCTTCTTCTCAACGTTGCCGCTCGAAGACCCGGTTTTTTCCGAGGTCTCATTCTAATCGGAGCCAGCCCCGGCCTTGCCCAAGAACCCGAACGGGCGCAACGCCGAAAGACCGACGCGGAGTGGATTCAAAAACTCTCGGGAGACGACATTGAAGAGTTTTTTCGCCAGTGGTGGCGCCAACCCGTCCTTTCCGATATCGAAACTCTTGTCCCGAAAGAGCGTCGGCTAAAAAACAATCCCGCCGGTTTAGCCCGCTCCCTCCGTTTCCACGGAAATGGCACTCTGCCCTCACTATGGACCGAACTCCCTAAGATAACGCTCCCTACTCTGATTTGCGTGGGGGAGAAAGACGAAAAGTTTCTGGAGATTGGCGACCGGATGACCGAACTTCTTCCGAAAGGCGATGTAGTTGCAATACCTGGCTGCCATCATGCACCTCACTGGGAAGATCCAAAATTGACAGCCAAAGCATTTCAAGAGTTTGCAGAAAAGCTGCCGTGA
- the gap gene encoding type I glyceraldehyde-3-phosphate dehydrogenase, with product MPTKIGINGFGRIGRLVFRAIADKGLLGSEVEVVAINDLVPADNLAYLLKYDSIQGRFDGTVEAPDEDTLVVNGMTIKSLSERAGPSALPWGDMGVDIVIESTGLFTSDTAAQGHIDAGAKKVIISAPGKGDGVKTVVLGVNDDTLDASHNIISNASCTTNCLAPITKVVLDNYGIVEGLMTTVHSYTATQKTVDGPSKKDWKGGRSAAINIIPSTTGAAKAVGLVLPEVQGKLTGMAFRVPTPTVSVVDLTVRTEKAAGYEAICEKMKEASEGSLKGILGYTEDEVVSSDFIHDPLSSIFDAGSGIGLNDNFVKLVSWYDNEWGYSNRCVELVEKVKGML from the coding sequence ATGCCGACAAAAATCGGAATCAACGGCTTCGGCCGGATCGGAAGGCTCGTATTCCGGGCCATCGCAGACAAGGGCTTGCTAGGTAGCGAAGTGGAAGTGGTTGCAATCAACGACCTCGTTCCCGCAGACAACCTGGCTTACTTGTTGAAGTATGACTCCATTCAGGGTCGTTTTGACGGGACGGTTGAGGCTCCTGACGAAGACACTCTCGTCGTCAACGGGATGACCATCAAGTCTCTCTCGGAACGCGCTGGACCCAGCGCCTTGCCTTGGGGTGACATGGGGGTCGACATCGTGATCGAGTCCACAGGGCTGTTCACCTCAGACACCGCCGCCCAAGGCCACATCGATGCGGGTGCGAAAAAAGTGATCATTTCTGCTCCTGGTAAGGGGGACGGAGTAAAAACCGTCGTCCTCGGGGTCAACGACGACACCCTCGACGCCTCTCACAACATCATTTCGAACGCCAGCTGCACAACCAATTGCTTGGCTCCGATTACTAAGGTCGTGCTCGACAACTACGGAATCGTCGAAGGCTTGATGACGACAGTCCACAGCTACACTGCAACCCAGAAGACCGTTGACGGTCCCAGCAAGAAAGACTGGAAGGGTGGACGGAGTGCTGCGATCAACATCATTCCATCGACCACCGGGGCTGCCAAGGCCGTTGGTCTGGTCCTTCCCGAGGTGCAGGGCAAGCTCACTGGGATGGCCTTCCGCGTCCCCACGCCGACCGTATCCGTCGTTGATCTCACGGTCCGCACAGAGAAGGCCGCTGGTTACGAAGCGATTTGCGAAAAAATGAAGGAAGCCTCCGAAGGCTCGCTCAAGGGTATCCTCGGATACACCGAAGACGAGGTCGTCAGCTCGGACTTTATTCACGACCCGCTCAGCTCGATCTTCGATGCCGGCTCTGGAATCGGCCTAAACGATAACTTCGTTAAGCTCGTTTCGTGGTACGACAACGAGTGGGGCTACAGCAACCGCTGCGTTGAGCTCGTAGAAAAAGTAAAGGGAATGCTGTAA
- the tpiA gene encoding triose-phosphate isomerase — translation MSQTSRKYLLAGNWKMNKNASEGVELTEDIVSEIGDENSVGVAICPPFTALESVGKTLSETTLHLGAQNMSEEAAGAFTGEVSAEMLRSLFATFVILGHSERRSLYHEDDALVNKKVLAALASSLKPILCVGESLEEREADETIKIVSNQVQKGLQGVAPEQAENVVIAYEPVWAIGTGKTATPAMAQEVHKEIRSVLAELFGTEKADKIRILYGGSMKPENAEELLAQPDIDGGLIGGASLVARSFVGIVKAAVKLSA, via the coding sequence ATGAGTCAGACCTCTCGCAAATACCTGCTCGCCGGTAACTGGAAGATGAACAAGAACGCCAGCGAAGGCGTTGAACTGACCGAGGACATCGTCTCAGAAATTGGGGATGAGAACTCGGTAGGAGTCGCGATTTGCCCACCGTTTACTGCACTGGAAAGCGTTGGTAAGACCCTCTCGGAAACCACTCTGCATCTGGGTGCGCAGAATATGAGTGAAGAAGCTGCGGGTGCATTCACCGGAGAAGTATCCGCAGAAATGCTACGAAGCCTTTTTGCGACATTTGTCATCCTTGGACACAGTGAGCGCCGCTCGCTGTACCACGAAGATGACGCGCTAGTGAACAAGAAGGTTCTTGCCGCACTTGCCAGCAGTTTGAAGCCGATCCTCTGTGTTGGTGAATCCCTTGAAGAACGAGAAGCTGACGAGACGATCAAGATCGTTTCCAATCAGGTGCAGAAAGGTCTCCAAGGAGTCGCACCGGAACAAGCGGAAAACGTGGTGATCGCTTACGAGCCTGTCTGGGCGATCGGCACCGGAAAAACGGCCACTCCGGCAATGGCCCAAGAGGTCCACAAGGAAATCCGCTCGGTTTTAGCTGAACTTTTCGGAACCGAAAAAGCGGACAAAATCCGCATTCTCTATGGAGGATCGATGAAGCCTGAAAATGCGGAAGAGTTGCTGGCTCAGCCCGATATTGATGGAGGCCTAATTGGCGGTGCTTCGCTCGTCGCCCGCTCATTTGTCGGGATCGTAAAGGCTGCAGTGAAGCTGTCAGCTTGA
- a CDS encoding DEAD/DEAH box helicase — protein MEKRLFNELGLSAETLRAVAAMGFEEASPIQTGAIPPLLSGVDVVGQSQTGSGKTAAFAIPAIEAVDPALSETQVLILCPTRELAVQVAEETAKLASFKKGVRELPIYGGQSYDRQFRGLKKGAHIVIGTPGRILDHIKKGTLTLQNIKSIVMDEADRMLDMGFLDDIKTILAETPESRQTVLFSATVPKPVASLIKTFTEDPVWITIKAESLTVPEIDQVWYEVHGRTKVEVLCRLIDLEDVRFAIIFCATKIMVDQLVENLIARGYLADKLHGDMTQVMRERVMNRFRRRTIEFLVATDVAARGLDVKDIEVVFNFDLPNDGEDYVHRIGRTGRAGSKGKAITFVGGREVYKLQNIMRFTKGKIHRERVPTLEQVEERRANVFLDTLRSTLEENSYKRYDHITDRLLDQGYPPTEIISALMHLREMENPKAPGEEIPIIEESSPKKDRGPRKKKGPSPWKRGKGKGKPNYKRKGNKMKESYPGDFPKKKRKR, from the coding sequence ATGGAAAAGAGATTGTTCAATGAACTGGGGCTGTCGGCGGAAACCCTCAGGGCGGTTGCCGCGATGGGATTCGAGGAAGCATCGCCGATACAAACGGGGGCAATTCCTCCTCTCCTCTCAGGAGTTGATGTCGTTGGGCAGTCTCAAACGGGCTCGGGGAAGACGGCCGCCTTTGCTATTCCCGCGATCGAGGCCGTTGACCCTGCGCTTTCGGAAACCCAGGTTCTGATTCTCTGCCCGACACGGGAGTTGGCGGTGCAGGTCGCGGAAGAGACGGCCAAATTGGCCTCTTTCAAGAAAGGTGTGCGGGAATTGCCGATCTACGGAGGGCAATCCTATGATCGACAGTTTCGGGGGCTGAAAAAGGGCGCTCACATCGTGATCGGGACACCGGGGCGAATTCTCGATCACATCAAAAAGGGAACCCTTACGCTTCAGAACATCAAGAGCATCGTCATGGACGAAGCTGACCGTATGCTCGACATGGGTTTCCTCGACGACATTAAGACGATTCTCGCGGAGACACCGGAATCGCGCCAGACGGTTCTCTTTTCAGCTACGGTCCCCAAGCCGGTCGCAAGTTTGATCAAGACGTTTACCGAGGATCCGGTTTGGATTACGATTAAGGCCGAATCACTAACCGTCCCTGAGATTGATCAAGTTTGGTACGAAGTGCATGGGCGCACAAAAGTGGAAGTCCTCTGTCGCTTGATTGATTTGGAGGATGTCCGGTTTGCGATCATCTTCTGCGCGACCAAGATCATGGTTGATCAGCTTGTCGAGAACCTCATTGCCCGAGGCTATCTGGCCGACAAATTGCACGGGGATATGACCCAGGTGATGCGGGAAAGAGTGATGAATCGGTTTCGTCGCCGCACCATTGAGTTTCTCGTGGCGACGGATGTCGCCGCACGTGGTCTTGACGTAAAGGATATCGAAGTTGTTTTTAACTTCGATCTACCGAATGACGGTGAAGATTATGTTCACCGAATCGGACGAACCGGTCGGGCGGGAAGCAAGGGCAAGGCGATCACCTTTGTTGGAGGCCGTGAGGTGTATAAGCTGCAGAATATTATGCGCTTCACCAAAGGGAAGATTCACCGCGAGCGGGTTCCGACTTTGGAACAGGTCGAAGAGCGCCGGGCGAATGTCTTTCTGGATACCCTTCGCTCGACTCTCGAGGAAAACTCCTACAAGCGATATGATCACATTACGGACCGCCTCCTCGACCAAGGCTACCCGCCGACGGAAATTATTTCTGCACTGATGCACCTGCGTGAGATGGAAAATCCCAAGGCCCCCGGAGAGGAAATTCCCATCATCGAAGAATCAAGTCCGAAAAAGGATCGAGGCCCGCGCAAGAAAAAGGGCCCTTCTCCCTGGAAGCGGGGGAAGGGAAAGGGGAAGCCGAACTACAAAAGGAAGGGGAATAAAATGAAAGAGAGCTATCCTGGAGACTTTCCGAAGAAGAAAAGGAAGCGCTAG
- the pnuC gene encoding nicotinamide riboside transporter PnuC, translating into MEFFSGITTNRWIEIIGTVLAITYVILIARGKRAGWWFGIFSSLLSIWLFIRVNLLAESFLYLYYVVVGFYGYYSWTKEAGADARKTITTRPASFHIVGVALCSALSVGLAQILDFLGSAIIYADAATTVFSFFATWMVAKRILENWIYWIVIDLFSVWLYNERGLPVYAGLMALYTILATAGFFLWLKEYRKSPAQSNTAE; encoded by the coding sequence GTGGAATTTTTCTCTGGAATTACGACGAATCGCTGGATCGAGATTATTGGGACCGTCCTTGCCATCACCTATGTCATCCTGATCGCACGCGGAAAACGAGCTGGATGGTGGTTCGGCATTTTTTCCTCCCTGCTCAGCATATGGCTGTTCATTCGGGTCAATCTCTTAGCGGAGTCTTTTCTCTACCTTTACTATGTAGTCGTGGGGTTTTATGGATACTACAGTTGGACAAAGGAAGCTGGAGCCGACGCGAGAAAAACCATTACAACACGCCCCGCCTCATTCCATATTGTCGGAGTTGCCTTGTGCTCTGCTCTGTCCGTTGGACTTGCCCAGATCCTTGACTTTCTCGGAAGCGCAATCATCTACGCAGACGCTGCAACCACCGTCTTTAGCTTTTTTGCTACGTGGATGGTCGCCAAACGGATCCTTGAGAACTGGATCTACTGGATCGTGATCGACCTCTTCTCGGTATGGCTCTACAACGAACGCGGCCTGCCTGTTTACGCAGGTCTAATGGCCCTCTACACGATCCTCGCCACGGCCGGCTTCTTTCTTTGGCTGAAGGAATATCGCAAATCACCAGCCCAATCGAATACCGCGGAATGA